Proteins from a genomic interval of Methanofollis formosanus:
- a CDS encoding hemolysin family protein, giving the protein MSYLIEIAIIVILIVFNGIFAMSEFAIVSARKARLQQRAEKGDAGAATALALAESPTSFLSTIQIGITLVGILAGAFGGATVAAGVVPFFQEIPALAPYSQVLSITLVVLVITYLTLIFGELVPKRIALTNAETIASTVARPMRLLSVVATPVVFVLSRSTEAVLKVMGIRDAAEPPVTEEEIMMMLEEGTRAGVFERSELHMLEGVFDLDDRRVESLMTPRPHIVALDLDDPDTENLRKMVQSGRSRFPVYEGDPDNIVGMVSVKKVMAKMEEGTSPAIRAAVTEPFFVPEGLQVLKLIEAFKETGLNIALVTDEYGSVQGLVTLHDVLEAIVGDVRTLRERAEVGVVVREDGSWLIDGSTAVENIKEILSVDVFPGEEEGRYHSLAGLIMYVLERIPRTGDYIELGNLRYEVVDMDGNRVDKVLVTRVAGEPGVGEGQT; this is encoded by the coding sequence ATGTCATATCTCATCGAGATTGCGATTATCGTTATTCTGATTGTGTTCAACGGCATCTTTGCGATGTCTGAGTTTGCTATCGTCTCGGCCAGGAAGGCCCGACTCCAGCAACGTGCGGAAAAAGGGGATGCCGGCGCGGCAACGGCGCTTGCCCTTGCGGAGAGCCCGACGTCGTTCCTCTCGACCATCCAGATCGGGATCACCCTGGTGGGGATCCTTGCCGGTGCCTTTGGCGGCGCGACGGTTGCTGCGGGCGTCGTCCCCTTCTTCCAGGAGATCCCCGCCCTGGCGCCGTACAGCCAGGTGCTGAGCATCACGCTGGTGGTCCTGGTCATCACCTATCTGACCTTGATCTTTGGAGAACTCGTCCCGAAACGTATCGCCCTCACGAACGCGGAGACGATCGCGTCCACGGTTGCCCGGCCGATGCGCCTGCTCTCGGTCGTCGCGACGCCGGTCGTCTTCGTCCTCAGTCGTTCGACCGAGGCGGTGCTGAAGGTCATGGGGATCCGGGATGCCGCAGAGCCCCCGGTCACCGAAGAGGAGATCATGATGATGCTCGAGGAAGGGACCAGGGCCGGCGTCTTTGAGCGATCTGAATTGCATATGCTGGAAGGTGTCTTTGATCTGGATGACCGCCGGGTCGAGTCGCTGATGACGCCTCGCCCCCATATCGTCGCGCTCGATCTCGATGACCCTGATACGGAAAACCTGAGAAAGATGGTCCAGAGCGGGCGCTCCAGGTTTCCGGTGTACGAGGGAGACCCGGACAACATCGTCGGCATGGTCTCGGTGAAGAAGGTCATGGCAAAGATGGAGGAAGGCACTTCGCCCGCGATCAGGGCCGCCGTGACAGAGCCTTTCTTTGTCCCCGAGGGACTCCAGGTCCTGAAACTGATCGAGGCGTTCAAGGAGACCGGGCTGAATATCGCGCTGGTAACCGACGAATATGGGAGTGTCCAGGGCCTTGTGACGCTCCATGATGTGCTGGAGGCGATCGTGGGGGATGTCCGTACTCTGAGGGAGCGGGCCGAGGTAGGGGTGGTCGTCCGTGAGGACGGTTCGTGGCTGATCGACGGGAGCACCGCTGTCGAGAATATCAAGGAAATCCTGTCGGTGGATGTCTTTCCAGGAGAAGAAGAGGGGCGGTACCACTCTCTTGCCGGGTTGATCATGTATGTTCTGGAACGGATACCCCGGACTGGCGATTATATTGAACTGGGCAATCTGCGCTACGAGGTGGTGGATATGGACGGCAACCGGGTGGACAAGGTGCTGGTCACGCGGGTTGCCGGGGAACCGGGCGTGGGTGAAGGGCAGACCTGA
- a CDS encoding nucleotidyltransferase domain-containing protein translates to MGVGTVYGTIVLEEVRGFAGSHKDVRGMVLTGSWARGEETEQSDLDLFLIARTDPDTLLHDLADAMDAREVIRSKPEKGVFFLGDTYLKADITVVSDTSEIEKMYRGSRITDPSRSVLVDKDGTVRAAVSTWIRPPEIPDLMPEIAKVTESFMEMFELASRYAAQNDAYRFYFTYNIALARYAALLQLQKGNDAYLYTPRSLLEEMDAEGQRAFRNLAASLDLKDAAELLERLSKAFVRAYRHLHSRHPNLPRETKEIYFFLTAIRRRDTIE, encoded by the coding sequence ATGGGAGTAGGGACAGTGTATGGGACGATCGTACTCGAAGAAGTCCGGGGCTTTGCCGGGTCGCACAAAGACGTTCGCGGCATGGTGCTCACAGGCTCGTGGGCACGGGGCGAGGAGACCGAACAGTCTGACCTCGACCTCTTCCTGATCGCGAGGACAGATCCTGATACTCTCCTGCACGACCTTGCCGATGCCATGGACGCGAGGGAGGTGATCAGGTCAAAGCCAGAGAAAGGGGTCTTCTTCCTGGGTGATACCTATCTCAAGGCCGACATCACGGTCGTCTCTGATACTTCAGAGATCGAGAAGATGTACAGGGGCTCACGGATCACCGACCCCTCGCGCTCGGTGCTGGTAGACAAAGACGGGACGGTCAGGGCGGCCGTCAGCACATGGATCCGGCCGCCCGAGATACCTGACCTCATGCCCGAGATCGCAAAGGTGACAGAGAGTTTCATGGAGATGTTCGAACTCGCGTCCAGATACGCCGCCCAGAACGATGCCTACCGTTTCTACTTCACCTACAACATCGCCCTCGCCCGCTATGCCGCTCTTCTTCAACTGCAGAAGGGAAACGATGCCTACCTGTACACCCCCCGGTCCCTGCTGGAAGAGATGGATGCCGAGGGGCAGAGAGCGTTTCGCAACCTTGCCGCGAGCCTGGATCTCAAAGATGCCGCGGAGTTATTGGAGAGGCTCTCGAAGGCCTTTGTCCGAGCATACCGTCACCTGCACTCCCGGCATCCAAACCTGCCCCGGGAAACAAAAGAGATCTACTTTTTTTTGACAGCGATCAGAAGACGAGACACAATAGAATAG
- a CDS encoding AAA family ATPase → MPEKRESLPPAKILLVGTLGSGKTTVAEHLSDRTGIPYRSIDRYREEHGDGTVAGEYRAQTAFMEACSATRPAVIEFSGCGPHAGMAAVALRESGLPVSVIWLDAPEKICLERAERRSGQVPYPLPWGDVALSISSISCDLKKTWEWVWTSGRRFRTLHLPLNGGETAEEITDKVVAFVWE, encoded by the coding sequence ATGCCTGAGAAGAGAGAGTCCCTCCCACCGGCAAAGATCCTCCTTGTCGGCACTCTTGGGAGCGGGAAGACGACGGTGGCAGAGCATCTCTCAGATAGGACCGGCATCCCGTACCGGTCCATCGACCGATACAGGGAAGAGCACGGTGACGGCACCGTCGCCGGCGAATACCGGGCACAGACCGCTTTCATGGAGGCATGCAGCGCCACCCGCCCGGCCGTCATCGAGTTCTCCGGATGCGGTCCTCACGCCGGCATGGCGGCCGTCGCACTCAGGGAGTCAGGTCTGCCGGTCTCTGTCATCTGGCTGGACGCCCCGGAGAAGATCTGTCTGGAAAGAGCAGAGAGGCGGAGCGGTCAGGTGCCCTACCCTCTTCCCTGGGGGGATGTCGCCCTCTCCATCTCCTCCATCTCATGCGACCTCAAAAAGACGTGGGAATGGGTCTGGACGTCTGGCAGGAGATTCCGTACCCTCCATCTCCCTCTCAATGGAGGAGAGACGGCCGAAGAGATCACGGACAAAGTTGTCGCATTTGTATGGGAGTAG
- a CDS encoding MATE family efflux transporter, translated as MLRELIAVYPWRFIGFIILASLIPKVYDLTNMFWVGQISYDALAVTKQYDFLAVAVEVINETVPFGVLALIAQNYTDRKKVLSILKSGLVIQVALSAVLTAVVFLCTPTFVSTIGTPAEIVTLTESYIHLMALALPFDAIAFLLLIAVKAMRKGKAAMLIVLLSVVLNVVFDLLFISTLDISLHLGVMGVALGYILSKSILAAVSLGYLVHILDLNILRFVREIPARLCMIPIFKIGGWTGLDSLVRNAGYVGILMALNLIGVSQFGGYGLAMTVMWTLLVPVLALAEATNVVVGNYYGAGNYLAIPKVLAMSEILALGVIGCIAMAGLLSWDWLSAVFNPNPEMVAYSVQAFHWLIVPYIFFAAGIILKSLFYGTGMTKYIFFVSLIVQACVVFPFVILMKAGAIVPVFTTVMTLFVFTFTLDLICTVFFAHHLLGTFPQAERGEAAHA; from the coding sequence ATGCTCCGTGAACTCATCGCCGTCTACCCCTGGCGGTTCATCGGGTTCATCATCCTTGCCTCCCTCATCCCAAAAGTCTATGACCTCACGAATATGTTCTGGGTCGGCCAGATCAGTTACGACGCCCTTGCCGTCACCAAACAGTACGACTTCCTCGCCGTCGCCGTCGAGGTGATCAACGAGACCGTACCCTTTGGTGTGCTGGCCCTCATCGCCCAGAACTACACCGACCGGAAAAAAGTGCTCTCCATCCTCAAGTCAGGCCTTGTGATCCAGGTCGCCCTCTCGGCCGTGCTGACGGCGGTCGTCTTTCTCTGCACACCGACATTTGTCTCGACGATCGGAACCCCGGCCGAGATCGTCACCCTGACCGAGTCCTATATCCACCTCATGGCCCTCGCGCTTCCCTTCGACGCCATCGCCTTCCTCCTCCTCATCGCGGTCAAGGCCATGAGAAAAGGAAAGGCCGCCATGCTGATCGTCCTCCTCTCGGTCGTCCTGAATGTCGTCTTCGACCTCCTGTTCATCTCCACCCTTGACATCTCCCTCCACCTCGGCGTCATGGGGGTCGCGCTCGGCTATATCCTCTCAAAAAGTATTCTGGCGGCGGTGTCCCTCGGCTACCTTGTCCACATCCTTGATCTCAACATCCTCAGGTTTGTCAGGGAGATCCCCGCACGCCTCTGCATGATCCCGATCTTCAAGATCGGCGGGTGGACCGGCCTTGACTCCCTCGTCAGGAATGCCGGTTATGTCGGCATCCTCATGGCCCTCAACCTCATCGGCGTCAGCCAGTTCGGCGGGTACGGCCTTGCCATGACCGTGATGTGGACGCTCCTCGTGCCGGTCCTCGCCCTGGCAGAAGCGACCAATGTCGTTGTCGGCAACTATTATGGTGCAGGCAACTACCTGGCCATCCCAAAAGTGCTCGCGATGTCAGAGATCCTTGCCCTGGGCGTCATCGGATGTATCGCCATGGCCGGCCTCCTCTCCTGGGACTGGCTCTCTGCGGTCTTCAACCCCAACCCCGAGATGGTGGCGTACTCGGTACAGGCCTTCCACTGGCTCATCGTCCCGTACATCTTCTTCGCCGCCGGGATCATCCTCAAGAGTCTCTTTTACGGGACAGGTATGACTAAGTACATCTTCTTTGTCTCTCTCATCGTGCAGGCATGTGTGGTCTTCCCGTTCGTGATCCTCATGAAGGCCGGCGCGATTGTCCCGGTCTTCACCACCGTGATGACCCTCTTTGTCTTCACGTTCACCCTTGACCTCATCTGCACGGTATTCTTTGCACACCATCTGCTCGGGACGTTCCCGCAGGCAGAGAGAGGGGAGGCGGCGCATGCCTGA
- a CDS encoding B-box zinc finger protein, whose product MAPPDKKRTSIALDQETKDVFDWSMQKNGAKNISGYLRKLLENKHGKPWDRLVEEAYNETLVCEKHNQPYIAYCMDCDIALCAGCNIKGHLEAGHDIQNFCRRHQIAYKESCLLCEADRWSGIADIPTIKAPGLRSILESDEPIIIIDVRTEKEWEEGHLPTQCRPYKYLFNIPWYYFDLREKDQYKTLEEITGKHPDYRYLIMSQGQPKREGTITGSARSLISAVKLKVFFQVEHIEYVDGGWAAFHHAYPDIVEEHRANGHCRICEFYE is encoded by the coding sequence ATGGCACCACCCGATAAAAAACGGACATCTATTGCCCTTGACCAGGAGACAAAAGACGTCTTCGACTGGTCGATGCAGAAGAACGGAGCGAAGAACATATCCGGATATCTCCGGAAATTGCTTGAGAACAAACACGGAAAACCATGGGACCGACTGGTCGAAGAGGCATATAACGAGACGTTGGTCTGCGAAAAGCACAACCAGCCCTACATTGCCTACTGCATGGACTGCGACATCGCCCTCTGCGCAGGGTGCAACATCAAGGGACACCTCGAGGCCGGCCACGACATCCAGAACTTCTGCCGTCGACACCAGATTGCATACAAAGAATCCTGTCTCCTCTGTGAAGCAGACCGATGGAGCGGGATCGCGGACATCCCTACAATCAAGGCACCCGGACTCAGGTCCATCCTCGAATCAGACGAACCGATCATCATCATCGACGTCAGGACCGAGAAAGAATGGGAAGAAGGTCACCTCCCCACACAATGCCGCCCCTATAAATATCTCTTCAATATCCCCTGGTACTATTTTGACCTCAGGGAAAAAGACCAGTACAAAACCCTTGAAGAGATCACCGGCAAGCACCCCGACTATCGCTACCTCATCATGAGCCAGGGGCAGCCGAAGAGAGAGGGAACGATCACCGGATCGGCACGAAGCCTCATCTCGGCTGTCAAACTGAAGGTCTTCTTCCAGGTCGAACACATCGAATATGTTGACGGAGGATGGGCCGCCTTCCACCATGCCTACCCCGATATCGTCGAGGAACACCGTGCAAACGGCCACTGCAGGATCTGTGAATTTTACGAATAG
- a CDS encoding OBG GTPase family GTP-binding protein encodes MSGLEDQIKEIEDEIQRTSYNKATSKHIGRLKAKVAKMREEAVQRAMKSAGGGEGYSVKKSGDGTVVLVGFPSVGKSTLLNRLTGKDSEVGAYAFTTLTVVPGVLEHKGAKIQVLDIPGLIAGAAMGKGRGKEVIAVVRSADLILILGDVYNGRHVDVLMKELYDAGIRINKPKPDITIKKAANGGIRLNYVGEEALEIDEVRSILAENKTTNADVLVRGNVSQDDFIDAMIGNRIYVPAFVAINKVDLVDEAMRNEVREEVVERFGDEPYMISAHSGYNIEALKDAIYENLGFMRVYMKPLGGPADLEEPLIVRSGSTIEDVCNRLHREFVEKFKYAKIWGKSVKHDAQRVGLQHTLADEDIVTIVTRF; translated from the coding sequence ATGAGTGGTCTTGAAGATCAGATCAAAGAGATCGAGGATGAGATCCAGCGGACGTCCTATAACAAGGCCACCTCCAAGCACATCGGCCGCCTGAAGGCGAAAGTCGCCAAGATGAGAGAAGAGGCCGTCCAGCGGGCGATGAAGTCGGCCGGAGGCGGCGAGGGCTACTCGGTCAAGAAGTCCGGGGACGGCACCGTCGTTCTGGTCGGTTTCCCCTCGGTGGGGAAGTCCACCCTCCTCAACCGGCTCACCGGCAAGGACAGCGAGGTCGGGGCCTATGCCTTCACCACTCTCACGGTCGTGCCCGGCGTCCTCGAGCACAAGGGTGCGAAGATCCAGGTCCTCGATATCCCGGGGCTCATCGCCGGTGCCGCGATGGGCAAGGGGCGGGGCAAGGAGGTGATCGCCGTCGTGCGGAGCGCCGACCTCATCCTGATCCTCGGCGATGTCTACAATGGCCGGCACGTCGACGTCCTGATGAAAGAACTCTACGACGCCGGCATCAGGATCAACAAGCCCAAGCCCGACATCACCATCAAGAAGGCGGCCAACGGGGGTATCAGGCTCAACTATGTCGGCGAAGAGGCGCTTGAGATCGACGAAGTCCGCTCGATCCTCGCGGAGAACAAGACCACCAATGCCGACGTCCTGGTCCGTGGCAACGTCTCCCAGGACGACTTCATCGACGCCATGATCGGCAACCGCATCTATGTCCCGGCCTTCGTCGCCATCAACAAGGTCGACCTCGTCGACGAAGCGATGAGGAACGAGGTCAGAGAAGAAGTCGTCGAGCGTTTCGGCGACGAACCCTACATGATCTCGGCCCACTCCGGCTACAACATCGAGGCCCTCAAGGACGCGATCTACGAGAACCTGGGCTTCATGCGGGTCTACATGAAACCGCTCGGCGGCCCGGCCGATCTGGAGGAGCCCCTGATCGTCAGGAGCGGTTCGACGATCGAGGACGTCTGTAACCGGCTCCATCGTGAATTCGTCGAGAAGTTCAAGTATGCCAAGATCTGGGGTAAGTCGGTGAAGCACGACGCCCAGCGGGTCGGTCTCCAGCACACCCTCGCCGACGAGGACATCGTGACGATTGTCACGAGGTTCTGA
- a CDS encoding tRNA (guanine(10)-N(2))-dimethyltransferase: MERVRVTEGKTSFFAPVQDKNTQFPPGSAPIFYNPRMEANRDATVLFLSAVRPSEYLDAMGATGVRGLRVANETGTHTTINDIDPAAAAEIRANVKDLGLDAEVTCQDANALMSSRRFDCVDLDPFGTPAPFTDSGCRSARRFLCITATDTAPLCGAHLKAGMRRYWARPMNTEYHGEVGLRVLLGFAARQMIKYDRGIKPLFCFAHEHFIRLHLRVVPRVSAAEEARSRIGYILQCPHCFYRAEQAGMFPERRTCPRCGEVLSPVGPLWLGAINDPDLLEEMEARLPTMGLGTAAYLGRLLPLLRAELPTSSFYDYHRVAKRMRTSPPAMDVMLQRVQEAGYAATRTHYVGTGVKTGAPLEVVEAAVRGDVPDKRS, from the coding sequence ATGGAAAGAGTACGGGTCACCGAGGGGAAGACGTCATTTTTTGCACCGGTCCAGGATAAGAACACCCAGTTCCCCCCCGGTTCGGCCCCCATATTTTATAATCCCAGGATGGAGGCGAACCGGGACGCCACCGTCCTCTTCCTCTCGGCGGTCCGCCCTTCCGAATACCTCGATGCGATGGGGGCGACCGGCGTGCGCGGGCTGCGGGTCGCGAACGAGACCGGGACCCACACCACCATCAACGACATCGACCCCGCGGCCGCGGCCGAGATCAGGGCCAATGTCAAGGATCTGGGCCTCGACGCCGAGGTGACCTGCCAGGACGCCAACGCCCTGATGAGCAGTCGCCGTTTCGACTGCGTGGACCTCGACCCCTTCGGGACGCCGGCGCCCTTCACCGACTCGGGGTGCCGGAGCGCCAGACGGTTTCTCTGCATCACCGCCACCGACACCGCCCCGCTCTGCGGCGCCCATCTCAAGGCCGGGATGCGCCGCTACTGGGCGCGGCCGATGAACACCGAGTACCACGGCGAGGTGGGGCTGCGGGTGCTCCTCGGGTTTGCGGCACGCCAGATGATCAAGTACGACCGGGGCATCAAACCACTCTTCTGCTTTGCCCACGAGCACTTCATCCGCCTCCACCTGCGGGTGGTGCCGAGAGTCAGCGCCGCCGAAGAGGCCCGCAGCCGGATCGGGTATATCCTCCAGTGCCCGCACTGCTTCTACCGCGCCGAACAGGCCGGGATGTTCCCGGAACGCCGGACCTGCCCGCGCTGCGGGGAAGTGCTCAGTCCGGTCGGCCCCCTCTGGCTCGGGGCGATCAACGACCCCGACCTCCTCGAAGAGATGGAGGCCCGCCTCCCGACGATGGGTCTTGGCACGGCCGCCTACCTCGGCCGCCTCCTCCCCCTCCTCAGGGCCGAACTCCCCACCTCGTCCTTCTACGACTATCACCGGGTGGCCAAACGGATGCGGACCTCGCCGCCGGCGATGGACGTGATGCTCCAGCGGGTGCAGGAGGCCGGGTATGCGGCGACGCGGACCCACTATGTCGGCACCGGGGTGAAGACCGGGGCGCCGCTCGAAGTGGTCGAGGCGGCGGTGAGGGGAGACGTGCCTGACAAACGGTCGTGA
- a CDS encoding DUF3160 domain-containing protein: MHRILPALVLGVALLIAGCATVDEPSPPLQSVAAENDTGFAHSYTFKPLEFTPSAPQYALPLDPDTVTNWEEVVAVLDLGEEEQALLKEHGFVVAAYPFGLESDIVRPYRTLGEHDVPLFLSSDTLYHLYHLQFDETLCQIEKDTLAADLLALDIALLNASEETYRQSSGEAKEAARLNMGYYAVAVALLDPSGVTVPAEVRDEVEAELALIGGQAGLAPSPLFSYTEDYTQYRPRGHYTWTEELERYFQVTMWHGRMPFLLNATAEVSEKEARIQTAAAARTAALLAADPDLMERWERVYEVTAFYVGYSDDLGPAEYITAMERLFGGAKQTLTPDEVEALRQELLTLPPPSIYSGTGYQGVESPEEARAVLNATMGFRFMGQRFVPDSYVFSELVTPYVGEFTGTGAPFTMIGGARSVPTGLDLMALLGSDRARALLDEGGDSAYRDYDTVYGRLEADLAARTETGWHQNLYWAWLDSLRPLLDGCGEGYPTFMQTPAWQEKELTTSLASWTELRHDTLLYAKQSYTLECAFMYPEKPEIPGYVEPVPEAYHRLAALNTMTADGLSDLDVLDPAAEQRLSGLGEVIDRFTALSVKELEGDPLTADDRAFIRDAAESLDDLIIAPESWAALVADVHSNPYHGIVLEEGVGDIDLIVVACPTSDGEATLCAGPVLSYYEFTHPLDDRLTDEAWMRMLRKDPPLRPWWTARYAMVE, translated from the coding sequence ATGCACCGAATACTCCCGGCCCTTGTCCTTGGCGTCGCCCTCCTGATCGCGGGGTGCGCTACCGTAGACGAACCGTCGCCTCCGCTCCAGAGTGTGGCGGCGGAGAATGATACCGGCTTTGCCCATTCTTATACCTTCAAACCCCTTGAGTTCACGCCGTCGGCACCGCAGTACGCCCTTCCCCTCGATCCCGACACCGTCACGAACTGGGAGGAGGTCGTCGCCGTCCTCGACCTCGGCGAGGAGGAGCAGGCCCTCCTCAAGGAGCACGGTTTTGTCGTCGCCGCTTATCCCTTCGGCCTTGAAAGCGACATCGTCAGGCCGTACAGGACGCTTGGCGAGCATGACGTCCCGCTCTTCCTCTCCTCAGACACTCTCTACCACCTCTACCATCTCCAGTTCGACGAAACCCTCTGCCAGATCGAGAAAGACACCCTCGCAGCCGACCTCCTGGCTCTCGACATCGCTCTCCTCAACGCCTCCGAGGAGACCTATCGGCAGAGTTCGGGCGAGGCGAAGGAGGCGGCCAGGCTGAACATGGGATATTATGCTGTGGCCGTTGCTCTCCTTGACCCATCAGGCGTCACGGTCCCGGCCGAGGTCCGCGACGAGGTCGAGGCCGAACTCGCCCTCATCGGGGGGCAGGCCGGGCTTGCGCCCTCGCCCCTCTTCTCATACACCGAGGACTACACCCAGTACCGCCCGCGCGGCCACTACACCTGGACAGAAGAATTGGAACGCTATTTCCAGGTGACGATGTGGCACGGGCGGATGCCCTTCCTCCTCAACGCCACCGCGGAGGTCAGCGAGAAGGAGGCGCGCATCCAGACCGCAGCCGCCGCCAGGACCGCGGCGCTCCTCGCCGCCGACCCCGACCTGATGGAACGCTGGGAACGGGTCTATGAGGTCACCGCCTTCTATGTCGGCTATTCCGACGACCTCGGGCCAGCGGAATATATCACCGCGATGGAACGGCTCTTTGGCGGGGCGAAGCAGACCCTCACCCCCGACGAGGTCGAGGCCCTCAGGCAGGAGCTTCTGACCCTGCCGCCGCCGTCGATCTACAGCGGGACCGGCTACCAGGGCGTCGAGTCGCCTGAAGAGGCGCGGGCGGTGCTCAACGCCACCATGGGCTTCAGGTTCATGGGCCAGCGTTTTGTCCCCGACTCGTACGTCTTCTCTGAACTCGTCACCCCGTACGTCGGCGAGTTCACCGGGACCGGCGCCCCCTTCACCATGATCGGCGGGGCCAGAAGCGTCCCGACCGGCCTGGACCTGATGGCCCTCCTCGGTTCAGACCGGGCCCGCGCCCTCCTGGACGAGGGCGGGGACAGCGCCTATAGAGACTACGATACGGTCTATGGCAGGCTCGAAGCCGACCTTGCCGCGCGCACCGAGACCGGGTGGCACCAGAACCTCTACTGGGCCTGGCTGGACTCACTCCGCCCGCTCCTTGACGGGTGCGGGGAAGGCTACCCGACCTTCATGCAGACCCCGGCCTGGCAGGAGAAAGAGCTCACCACTTCGCTTGCCTCCTGGACCGAACTCCGCCACGACACCCTCCTCTATGCCAAGCAGAGTTATACCCTCGAGTGTGCCTTCATGTACCCTGAGAAACCAGAGATCCCGGGTTACGTCGAGCCGGTACCCGAGGCCTACCACCGCCTCGCCGCCCTCAACACCATGACCGCCGACGGACTCTCTGACCTCGACGTCCTTGACCCCGCCGCGGAGCAGCGGCTCAGTGGCCTTGGCGAGGTGATCGACCGGTTCACCGCCCTCTCGGTGAAAGAACTCGAAGGCGACCCCCTCACCGCCGACGACCGCGCCTTCATCAGGGACGCCGCCGAGAGCCTCGACGACCTCATCATCGCCCCGGAGTCCTGGGCGGCCCTGGTCGCGGACGTGCACTCCAACCCCTACCATGGCATCGTCCTGGAAGAGGGTGTGGGAGACATCGACCTCATCGTCGTCGCCTGTCCCACCTCGGACGGCGAGGCCACCCTCTGCGCCGGCCCGGTCCTCTCGTACTACGAGTTCACGCACCCACTCGACGACCGTCTCACCGACGAGGCGTGGATGCGGATGCTCAGGAAAGATCCCCCGCTCAGGCCCTGGTGGACTGCCCGCTACGCGATGGTGGAGTGA